From the Kribbella sp. CA-293567 genome, the window CGCCGATGAGATCCACGGCGACCGTACGGAAATGCCGCGCGAGGGTCTCGATGCTCTCGCCCCACTCCGCCGTACTGGAGCCTGAGCCATGCAGTAGCACCAGCGGTGGCGCGGCCGGATCACCCGAAAGGCTGACGAACGTGTCCCCAAACGCCGTCCCGACCACCCGATGCTCGGCACGAACCGGCCAGGCCGTCAGGACCGCGTCATAGCGCTTCCGAACCAGTTGAGCACCGGCCAGACTACGAAAGAGTGGTGAATGAGTGTTCACAAAAGTGACTATACATTCACCCAACGATGTTCGTGCAAGCCAGATGGATAGCCTGACCTGGTGAACCGCGACGACTTGACCTCCCGGGCCCGAATCCGCGAGGCGGCACTGGAGCTCTTCGGCCGCCACGGCGTCGCGGAGGTGTCGCTCAAAAAGATCGCCGACTTGGCCGAGGTGTCCCAGCCGCTCATCCTCAAGCACTTCGGCTCACGAAAGGAGCTGATCCTTGCCGTCGACAACCATGTGCTCGCCTTGCTGAACGAGATGGTCCAGCTCGCGGCGCAGGCGACCCAGGAAGGCTCCGCCGACCGCCTCACGGTGGGCGACGCACGTCTCGGCAACCCCATCGTCGGCAGCTACCTCGCCCGCCTTCTCACCGAAGACTCCGACCGCGGCACCGAGGCCTACCGCCTCCTCCACACAACCCGTACTGCGGTGGTCCGCGACTGGATGGCCAACGGCATCGTCGCCGCAGACATCGACCCCGAGCAGTTGGCCGCCGTCCTGCTCTCCCACGAACTGTCTCCCCTGCTCCTTCGCACCCGCATCACCGAAGTCCTCGGCATGGATCCTCTGGACCAGCAAGGCGCCCGCGACTGGTGGTCGACGATCGACCGCCTGTACTCCGGCAAGGCTCTGTCGCTCCCGGCCTCTCCGTAGACAGCCGAGGCGTTCGGCGACGGAGTTCATAGGTCTCTGAAGGTGGTCGGTGAGCGACGCAGGAGCAAGCAGCGGCGGGTGCGCGGGGCGTCGTACGGCTGGATGCCATGATGTGCGGCATGGAGCTGAAGATGTCGGCGTCTTATGACGCCACCCCCGAGGAAGTCTTCGCGATCGTCACCGACGCCACCTTCCGTGAGCAGGCCTGCGAGAAGACCAAGGCGCTGTCGTACGACGTCAAGGTCAGCACGTCCGGTGGCGACACCGTCGTGCGGGTGCAGCGGGAGATGCCGGCCGACGACGTACCGGACATCGCGCGCAAGTTCGTCGGCGGGACGCTGACCGTCGTCCAGACCGAGACCTGGCACCCGGCCAACGCGGACGGGTCGCGGAACGCCGACGTGAAGGGTGAGATCACCGGTACGCCGGTGACGCTCAAAGGCACCGCCACGATCACGGCGACCGGCGGCGAGACGGTCCAGTCGATCGAGCTCGACGTGAAGGTCGCAGTGCCGCTGATCGGCAAGAAGATCGAGCCGTTCGTGGTCGACGCCATTCGCAAGGGCCTGCAGAAGGAGCACGACCTCGGCCGCGACTGGCACGACGGCACCAACTGACCCTGCGGCCGACACCGCGCCAACCCGTGTCGCTGACCTGGTGAACCCATCTCCGGTGGCAACCTGAAAAGGACCATCGGAGGTGGGTTTTTGATGCGTACCCGACAACACACACCGATCGACGACACCTGGTACTGCGTACTGTGCGACGACCTGGTCCCGTTCGAACTCGTGCAGACCGGCGACCGGCCGGCCGATGACCTGGCCGACGAGCGGATCTGCGTGTCCTGCGGTTCGGCCGTTCTGATCGGGCCGCCGGCCCAGCCGCTGCACCGCACCGCCTGACCGCACCGCCTGACCGGAGCGCGCCGGAGATGGCGCGGAGGCCGGCTCCCCTGCTGCCGGCCTCCGCGCCACCCCCAGGTCTTCTGACCACCCAGGCTCACCTCGCCCAGGCTCAGACCGGCGGGCCGAAGCCGCAGATCACTCGCCGCGCGTTCGCGGGATCAAGAGCGTTGGCGACGAGCTGTGCGACCGTCGGGTCGAACGCGAGTCCGACGTGCCCGACCAGGTCGAGCGGGCAGGTGTCCTGGACGAACTGGTTCCTGACGCCGGGTTCGCGGATGAACGAGGTCTCGTGCGGGGTCACCAGCGCGTCGAACCGCGAGGCGATCACCGTGTACTTCACGCCCGGCTGGGCGATCGGCCCGGCGGTCAGCTTCGCCACCTCCGAACCACCGACGATGATCTCGTCGCAGGCCGGGCAGCCGAAATCGCGCAGTACCTGGTCGACCAGCGGGCGCAGACCGAGGTAGTCGCCGACGCTCACCAGCCCACCGAACGTCGTACCGTGAGTCGGCGGCGCGAGCGCGACCACCTTG encodes:
- a CDS encoding DUF2505 domain-containing protein — protein: MELKMSASYDATPEEVFAIVTDATFREQACEKTKALSYDVKVSTSGGDTVVRVQREMPADDVPDIARKFVGGTLTVVQTETWHPANADGSRNADVKGEITGTPVTLKGTATITATGGETVQSIELDVKVAVPLIGKKIEPFVVDAIRKGLQKEHDLGRDWHDGTN
- a CDS encoding TetR/AcrR family transcriptional regulator, producing the protein MNRDDLTSRARIREAALELFGRHGVAEVSLKKIADLAEVSQPLILKHFGSRKELILAVDNHVLALLNEMVQLAAQATQEGSADRLTVGDARLGNPIVGSYLARLLTEDSDRGTEAYRLLHTTRTAVVRDWMANGIVAADIDPEQLAAVLLSHELSPLLLRTRITEVLGMDPLDQQGARDWWSTIDRLYSGKALSLPASP